In Sphaeramia orbicularis chromosome 1, fSphaOr1.1, whole genome shotgun sequence, a genomic segment contains:
- the gga1 gene encoding ADP-ribosylation factor-binding protein GGA1, producing the protein MAAPPDEASLESHINKATNPLNKETDWDNIKGFYEQLNNEPEGPQFAARLLAHKIQSPQEWEAMQALTVLETCMKNCGKRFHTEVGKFRFLNELIKVVSPKYLGSRAPEPVKKKVLEMMYSWTVRLPEETKIADAYQMLKKQGIVKQDPVLPHDSPLPPPPPRAKSAIFDDEEKSKTLSRLLNSTHPEDLRAANKLIKEMVQEDQKRVEKVSKRLNAIQEVKESVSLLSQLLEGYSKESCSQSNQELIKDLYQRCEKMRPTLFRLASDTEDNDEALADILQANDSLTQVINMYRQLVKGEEVNKDGITTPSQPGSSSALLDLTGINTSASVAASSSEPSSLQALTQNMGISLLDDELMSLGLNVAENFNSQSTFQSYNSTEISTPSVPAAVLLPAVSQKQQASPTGGPTAAPKAMDELDLLGKTLLQQSLPPESQQVKWDKLQPQSRVTLRDLQTKTSSNPRPSPASAAGSTSNVGVHLEQTDALLNAPSVATSERGSSPAADPHDSAVLSDITVPLETIKPSSLLPVTVLDKHSLRVLFTFARDCPPSRPDVLVVIISMLSSAPVPVTNIRFQAAVPKVMKVKLQPPSSTELPAFNPILPPAAITQVLLLANPLKEKVRLRYKLTFNIGDESHDESGDVDQFPPPTTWGNL; encoded by the exons ATGGCGGCGCCTCCAGATGAGGCTAGCCTGGAGTCTCACATCA ACAAAGCCACCAATCCACTCAATAAGGAGACTGACTGGGACAATATCAAGGGCTTTTATGAGCAGCTCAACAATGAACCAGAGGG TCCTCAGTTTGCAGCCAGACTTCTGGCCCACAAAATCCAGTCTCCTCAGGAGTGGGAGGCTATGCAAGCTCTTACA GTTCTTGAAACATGCATGAAGAACTGCGGTAAGCGGTTTCACACTGAAGTGGGCAAGTTCCGTTTCCTCAATGAACTCATCAAAGTGGTTTCACCTAAG TATTTGGGCTCCCGAGCACCAGAACCAGTGAAGAAGAAGGTTCTAGAAATGATGTACAGCTGGACTGTGAGACTACCAGAGGAGACAAAGATAGCAGATGCTTATCAAATGCTGAAAAAACAGG GCATTGTCAAGCAGGATCCTGTCCTTCCTCATGACAgtcccctcccacccccaccacccaGAGCCAAAAGTGCCATCTTTGACGATGAGGAGAAATCTAAG ACGCTGTCCCGCTTATTAAACAGCACTCATCCCGAAGATTTAAGAGCAGCAAACAAACTCATTAAGGAAATGGTTCAAGAG GACCAAAAGCGTGTGGAAAAGGTATCAAAGCGACTAAACGCCATCCAGGAGGTAAAGGAGAGCGTCAGTCTGCTGAGCCAGCTGCTGGAGGGCTACAGCAAGGAGAGCTGTTCCCAGAGCAACCAGGAGCTCATTAAG GATCTTTACCAGCGCTGTGAAAAGATGAGGCCCACACTGTTCCGATTAGCCAGTGACACAGAGGATAATGATGAAGCCCTAG CGGATATCTTACAGGCCAATGACAGCTTGACACAGGTCATCAACATGTACAGACAGTTGGTAAAGGGAGAGGAGGTTAACAAAGATGGTATAACAACACCTTCACAACCAG GCAGCAGCTCAGCACTTCTAGATCTGACAGGAATAAACACATCAGCCTCTGTAGCAGCGTCCAGCTCAGAGCCCTCCAGCCTCCAAGCCCTGACTCAGAATATGGGTATCAGCCTCCTAGATGATGAACTCATGTCACTGG GACTGAATGTAGCAGAAAACTTCAACTCTCAGAGCACTTTTCAG TCTTACAATAGCACAGAAATATCTACTCCGTCAGTCCCAGCTGCGGTGTTACTTCCAGCTGTTTCCCAGAAGCAGCAGGCTTCACCAACAGGGGGTCCCACCGCTGCTCCCAAAGCCATGGATGAGTTAGACCTGCTGGGAAAGACGTTGTTACAGCAGTCCCTACCTCCAGAGAGCCAGCAAGTCAAATG GGATAAGCTCCAGCCCCAGTCTAGAGTCACCTTACGTGATCTTCAGACTAAGACCAGTTCCAACCCCAGACCCAGTCCTGCTTCAGCTGCTGGGTCCACTTCTAATGTTGGCGTCCATTTGGAGCAGACTGATGCTCTTCTCAACGCTCCTAGCGTCGCAACATCTGAAAGAGGCTCATCACCTGCTGCTGATCCTCATGATAGCGCTGTGCTGTCTGACATCACCGTGCCTCTGGAAACAATCAAGCCTA GCAGCTTGTTACCAGTGACTGTATTGGATAAACACAGCCTACGGGTTTTATTTACCTTTGCTCGTGACTGTCCACCATCACGGCCTGACGTGCTGGTGGTGATCATCTCCATGCTGTCCTCAGCTCCTGTTCCCGTCACCAACATCCGCTTCCAGGCTGCTGTGCCTAAG GTAATGAAAGTGAAGCTGCAGCCCCCCTCCAGTACTGAACTCCCAGCCTTCAATCCCATTCTTCCTCCAGCAGCCATCACACAGGTTCTGCTGCTGGCTAACCCTCTAAAG GAGAAGGTGCGTTTGCGATACAAGCTGACATTCAACATCGGCGATGAGTCTCATGATGAATCCGGCGACGTGGACCAGTTTCCCCCTCCGACCACCTGGGGGAACCTTTAG